A window of Dissulfurirhabdus thermomarina contains these coding sequences:
- the thiC gene encoding phosphomethylpyrimidine synthase ThiC, whose product MKTQLMQAQAGVVTPEMAHVAEEEGLSPELVRDRVAAGQIVIGRGRFNDRRIVGIGKGLRTKVNASIGTSSDICDLEHERRKARVAEEAGADTLMELSAAGDLDLIRRTVLREVSLPVGNVPLYQAFCEAIQRHRDPSRMDPEALFDLIERQCEDGIAFMAIHCGINRFTIERLERQGYRYGGLCSKGGTLMIQWMLKNNKENPLYEQFDWVCDILKKTDTILSLGNGIRAGAIHDSLDRAQMAELILNCELAERARERGCQAMVEGPGHVPLDEIEANILLQKKMSSEAPYYMLGPLPTDVGAGWDHVTAAVGAAQSSMHGADLICYITPAEHLALPDEADVAVGVKTARLAAHIGDVVKLRGRADRADMQLSKDRRDFRWGDQFRNLLFPEDARRILESRKSVSGKGCSMCGELCALKNAETTLNRHLKGEKRNTAPAGVGTD is encoded by the coding sequence ATGAAGACCCAGCTCATGCAGGCCCAGGCCGGCGTCGTGACCCCCGAGATGGCCCACGTGGCGGAGGAGGAGGGGCTTTCGCCCGAGCTCGTTCGAGACCGCGTGGCGGCGGGCCAGATCGTCATCGGCCGCGGCCGCTTCAACGACCGGCGGATCGTGGGGATCGGAAAGGGCCTTCGCACCAAGGTGAACGCCTCCATCGGGACCTCCAGCGACATCTGCGACCTGGAACACGAGCGCCGAAAGGCCCGCGTCGCCGAGGAGGCCGGCGCCGACACCCTCATGGAGCTCTCCGCCGCGGGCGACCTCGACCTCATCCGCCGGACCGTCCTCCGGGAGGTCTCGCTCCCGGTGGGCAACGTCCCCCTCTACCAGGCCTTCTGCGAGGCCATCCAGCGCCACCGGGACCCCTCCCGCATGGACCCCGAGGCCCTCTTCGACCTCATCGAGCGCCAGTGCGAGGACGGCATCGCCTTCATGGCCATCCACTGCGGGATCAACCGCTTCACCATCGAGCGCCTCGAGCGCCAGGGCTACCGCTACGGGGGCCTCTGCTCCAAGGGGGGGACGCTCATGATCCAGTGGATGCTAAAAAACAACAAAGAAAACCCACTTTATGAGCAGTTCGACTGGGTCTGCGACATCCTCAAGAAGACCGACACCATCCTGAGCCTCGGAAACGGCATCCGGGCCGGCGCCATCCACGACTCCCTGGACCGGGCCCAGATGGCGGAACTCATCCTGAACTGCGAGCTGGCCGAGCGGGCCCGGGAACGCGGCTGCCAGGCCATGGTGGAGGGCCCGGGCCACGTCCCCCTGGACGAGATCGAGGCCAACATCCTCCTCCAGAAGAAGATGTCCAGCGAGGCACCCTACTACATGCTGGGGCCGCTGCCCACCGACGTGGGGGCCGGCTGGGACCACGTGACCGCCGCCGTGGGCGCGGCCCAGTCCTCCATGCACGGGGCGGACCTCATCTGCTACATCACCCCGGCGGAGCACCTGGCGCTCCCGGACGAGGCGGACGTGGCGGTGGGGGTGAAGACGGCGCGGCTGGCGGCCCACATCGGCGACGTGGTGAAGCTCCGCGGCCGGGCCGACCGGGCCGACATGCAGCTCAGCAAGGACCGGCGGGACTTCCGGTGGGGGGACCAGTTCCGGAACCTCCTCTTCCCCGAAGACGCCCGCCGGATCCTGGAGTCCAGGAAGTCCGTCTCCGGGAAGGGTTGCTCCATGTGCGGGGAACTCTGCGCCCTCAAGAACGCCGAGACCACCCTCAACCGCCACCTCAAGGGGGAGAAGCGGAACACCGCCCCGGCGGGGGTCGGCACGGACTAG
- the thiC gene encoding phosphomethylpyrimidine synthase ThiC → MEQDGDKTILETARDGGVSDPVRRAAEAEGVSAEALSEAVGAGQAVIPHNRHVRLERPMAVGRGLSTKVNANIGTSKDHPEPEPELEKLRVALDAGAHAVMDLSTGGPIREIRRAIREACPVPLGTVPVYQAAVETVEQRGRSICEMDVDDLFRVIEEQAQEGVDFMTVHAGLTLEGIERLARKERLMGVVSRGGSLVMEWMMYNRRENPLYERFDDLLAIAREHEVTLSLGDGLRPGCLHDATDGAQVHELIILGELTLRAWEAGVQVMIEGPGHMPMDQIAANMLLEKRLCHGAPFYVLGPLVTDIAPGYDHITSAIGGAIAAAAGADFLCYVTPAEHLKLPSLEDVKEGVIAARIAAHAADIAKGVPGALDQDRRMAEARHRLDWQTQIDLSLDPEKARLYRDEGGAYHGPTCTMCGDYCAIKTYKRAMRLKAGSGGA, encoded by the coding sequence ATGGAGCAGGACGGCGACAAGACGATCCTCGAGACGGCCCGGGACGGCGGGGTGTCGGACCCGGTGCGGCGCGCCGCCGAGGCGGAGGGCGTCTCCGCCGAGGCCCTTTCCGAGGCGGTGGGGGCCGGGCAGGCGGTGATCCCCCACAACCGCCACGTCCGCCTCGAGCGGCCCATGGCCGTGGGCCGCGGCCTTTCCACCAAGGTCAACGCCAACATCGGGACCTCCAAGGACCACCCGGAGCCGGAGCCGGAGCTCGAAAAGCTCCGGGTCGCCCTCGATGCCGGGGCCCACGCGGTGATGGATCTCTCCACCGGCGGTCCCATCCGAGAGATCCGCCGGGCCATCCGCGAGGCATGCCCGGTGCCGCTCGGGACGGTGCCCGTCTACCAGGCCGCGGTGGAGACCGTGGAGCAGCGCGGCCGCTCCATCTGCGAGATGGACGTGGACGACCTCTTCCGGGTCATCGAGGAGCAGGCCCAGGAGGGGGTGGACTTCATGACGGTGCACGCCGGGCTCACCCTGGAGGGCATCGAGCGCCTGGCCCGGAAGGAGCGCCTCATGGGCGTGGTGAGCCGGGGCGGCTCCCTGGTCATGGAGTGGATGATGTACAACCGGCGGGAGAACCCCCTCTACGAGCGCTTCGACGACCTCCTCGCCATCGCCCGGGAGCACGAAGTGACCCTGAGCCTCGGCGACGGCCTCCGGCCGGGCTGCCTCCACGATGCCACCGACGGGGCCCAGGTCCACGAGCTCATCATCCTGGGAGAGCTCACCCTCCGGGCCTGGGAGGCGGGGGTCCAGGTCATGATCGAGGGCCCGGGCCACATGCCCATGGACCAGATCGCGGCCAACATGCTCCTCGAAAAGCGCCTGTGCCACGGGGCGCCCTTCTACGTGCTGGGGCCCCTGGTGACGGACATCGCTCCCGGCTACGACCACATCACCAGCGCCATCGGTGGGGCCATCGCCGCCGCCGCCGGGGCCGACTTCCTCTGTTACGTGACACCCGCCGAGCACCTCAAGCTCCCCTCCCTCGAGGACGTCAAGGAAGGGGTCATCGCCGCCCGCATCGCCGCCCACGCGGCCGACATCGCCAAGGGGGTCCCCGGCGCCCTCGACCAGGACCGGCGCATGGCCGAGGCCCGCCACCGGCTGGACTGGCAGACCCAGATCGATCTTTCGCTCGATCCGGAGAAGGCCCGGCTCTACCGGGACGAGGGCGGCGCCTACCACGGGCCCACCTGCACCATGTGCGGCGACTACTGCGCCATCAAGACCTACAAGCGGGCCATGCGCCTCAAGGCGGGCTCCGGCGGGGCGTGA
- the thiD gene encoding bifunctional hydroxymethylpyrimidine kinase/phosphomethylpyrimidine kinase, giving the protein MIPVLTIAGSDPGGGAGLQQDLKVFTALGAYGAAAPAALTAQDTRGVAAVAPVPADFVRRQVELVLADIAPAAVKTGMLGTAEVVAAVAGALAGRPPAALVVDPVLASSGGVPLLADDAVAVLRERLCPLATVVTPNLPEAEVLLGRSIPDARAMEAAAAALRSALGCRAVLLKGGHLDDPAGAVDAWADAEGTELLRGRRIETPHTHGTGCTLSAALAVFLARGLAPREAARRAKAFLERSLEQAVPVGRGRGPANPVGVLEAELSRYPVLQALEAAWRRLAAAPSRVLVPEVQINLGYALPGARSVADVAAFPGRIVGLGDGVARVAAPAFGASSHVARIVLTAMRHDPECRAAMNIRHDEAFLHRARDLGWRVAGFSRRDEPEESRRREGSTLAWGVDRAIRQAGAVPDLVHDPGDVGKEPIIRILGPDPESVVAKALRVAGLECGGEGTA; this is encoded by the coding sequence GTGATCCCGGTCCTCACCATCGCCGGCTCCGACCCGGGCGGGGGGGCCGGCCTCCAGCAGGATCTCAAGGTCTTCACCGCCCTCGGGGCCTACGGGGCCGCCGCCCCGGCCGCGCTGACCGCCCAGGACACCCGGGGCGTGGCGGCGGTGGCGCCGGTGCCGGCGGATTTCGTCCGCCGGCAGGTGGAACTGGTGCTGGCGGACATCGCCCCCGCCGCGGTGAAGACCGGGATGCTGGGGACGGCGGAAGTGGTGGCGGCGGTGGCCGGGGCCCTGGCCGGGCGGCCGCCGGCGGCCCTGGTGGTGGACCCGGTCCTGGCCTCCTCCGGCGGGGTGCCGCTGCTCGCCGATGATGCCGTGGCGGTGCTCCGGGAACGGCTCTGCCCCCTGGCCACCGTGGTGACCCCGAACCTCCCGGAGGCCGAGGTCCTGCTCGGCCGGTCCATCCCGGACGCCCGGGCCATGGAGGCGGCGGCCGCCGCCCTCCGTTCCGCCCTGGGGTGCCGGGCGGTGCTCCTCAAGGGCGGGCACCTCGACGACCCGGCCGGGGCCGTGGACGCCTGGGCCGACGCGGAGGGCACAGAGCTCCTCCGCGGGCGGCGGATCGAGACCCCCCACACCCACGGGACGGGCTGTACCCTCTCGGCGGCGCTCGCCGTCTTCCTGGCCCGGGGCCTGGCGCCCCGGGAGGCCGCCCGGCGGGCCAAGGCCTTCCTCGAGCGGAGCCTGGAGCAGGCCGTGCCCGTGGGGCGTGGCCGCGGCCCGGCCAATCCCGTCGGGGTCCTCGAGGCGGAGCTCTCCCGCTACCCGGTGCTCCAGGCCCTCGAGGCCGCCTGGCGGCGGCTGGCCGCGGCCCCTTCCCGGGTGCTGGTCCCCGAGGTCCAGATCAACCTGGGCTATGCCCTCCCCGGCGCCCGGTCCGTGGCGGACGTGGCGGCCTTTCCGGGCAGGATCGTGGGCCTCGGGGACGGGGTCGCCCGGGTGGCGGCGCCGGCCTTCGGGGCCTCGAGCCACGTGGCCCGGATCGTCCTCACCGCCATGCGGCACGACCCCGAATGCCGGGCCGCCATGAACATCCGGCACGACGAGGCCTTCCTCCACCGGGCGCGGGACCTGGGGTGGCGGGTGGCGGGCTTCTCCCGCCGGGACGAGCCGGAGGAGAGCCGCCGCCGGGAGGGCTCCACCCTGGCCTGGGGCGTGGATCGGGCCATCCGCCAGGCGGGGGCCGTCCCGGACCTCGTCCACGACCCGGGCGACGTGGGCAAGGAACCCATCATCCGGATCCTCGGGCCGGACCCGGAGTCGGTGGTGGCCAAGGCCCTCCGGGTGGCCGGGCTGGAGTGCGGGGGGGAGGGGACGGCGTGA
- a CDS encoding fumarate hydratase: MRGPTGEETAAVVARLVRAANVDLPADVERALAAARARETDETGRFVLDVLLRNAALARETGLPLCQDTGIDVVFLRVGTDLAPGWDPRAVVDEGVRRATREGHLRASVCDPLTRANTGDNTPAVVHVEAVAGARLEVAVLPKGCGSENMSALFMLPPSAGVEGVVAAAVRRVVEAGPNPCPPGVIGVGIGGTMERAAFLAKKALLRPLGAAHPRADVAALEAAILEGVNAAGAGPLGLGGAVSALGVAAEVFPCHIASLPVAVNVQCHAARRRSASWEAGRWTLSEAPAPSAGAPAPVFSGAKRVRLPLDAGTARGLRAGDRLLLTGPLYTGRDQTHRRLVELLDRGEPLPVDLRGQLLYYVGPSPAPPGAVVGSAGPTTSYRMDAYTPRLLEAAGIRATMGKGRRSPEVREAHRRHGAVYLATLGGAGAELARRIRACEVAAFPELGPEALFRMEVEDFPAVVIDDTAGGDYYDAVAGRPR, from the coding sequence GTGAGGGGCCCCACCGGGGAGGAGACGGCGGCGGTGGTGGCCCGGCTGGTCCGGGCGGCCAACGTGGACCTGCCGGCGGACGTGGAACGGGCGCTCGCGGCGGCGCGCGCCCGGGAGACCGACGAGACCGGGCGCTTCGTGCTGGACGTCCTGCTCCGGAACGCCGCCCTCGCCCGCGAGACCGGCCTCCCCCTCTGCCAGGACACCGGGATCGACGTGGTCTTCCTCCGGGTGGGGACGGACCTCGCCCCGGGGTGGGATCCCCGGGCGGTGGTGGACGAGGGGGTCCGGCGGGCGACGCGGGAGGGGCACCTCCGGGCCTCGGTGTGCGATCCCCTCACCCGGGCCAACACCGGCGACAACACCCCCGCGGTGGTCCACGTGGAGGCGGTGGCCGGGGCGCGGCTCGAGGTCGCCGTCCTGCCCAAGGGGTGCGGCAGCGAGAACATGAGCGCCCTCTTCATGCTGCCGCCCTCGGCCGGGGTGGAGGGGGTGGTGGCGGCGGCGGTGCGCCGGGTGGTGGAGGCGGGGCCCAACCCCTGCCCGCCCGGGGTGATCGGCGTGGGGATCGGGGGCACCATGGAACGGGCGGCCTTCCTCGCCAAGAAGGCGCTCTTGCGGCCCCTCGGCGCGGCGCACCCCCGGGCCGACGTGGCGGCCCTCGAGGCGGCGATCCTCGAGGGGGTGAACGCCGCGGGGGCCGGCCCCCTGGGGCTGGGCGGGGCGGTGAGCGCCCTCGGGGTGGCGGCGGAGGTCTTTCCCTGTCACATCGCCAGCCTCCCCGTGGCGGTGAACGTCCAGTGCCACGCGGCGCGGCGGCGGAGCGCGTCGTGGGAGGCGGGGCGGTGGACCCTGTCGGAGGCGCCCGCGCCCTCCGCCGGGGCCCCAGCGCCGGTCTTTTCGGGGGCGAAGCGGGTCCGGCTGCCCCTGGATGCCGGGACGGCCCGGGGGCTCCGGGCCGGGGACCGGCTCCTCCTCACCGGACCGCTCTACACCGGCCGGGACCAGACCCACCGCCGCCTCGTGGAGCTCCTGGACCGGGGCGAGCCGCTGCCAGTGGACCTCCGCGGCCAGCTCCTCTACTACGTGGGCCCCTCACCGGCCCCGCCGGGGGCGGTGGTGGGCTCGGCCGGGCCCACCACGAGCTACCGGATGGACGCCTACACGCCGCGGCTCCTGGAGGCGGCCGGCATCCGCGCCACCATGGGGAAAGGGCGCCGGTCCCCGGAGGTCCGCGAGGCCCACCGGCGCCACGGGGCGGTCTATCTCGCCACCCTGGGGGGGGCGGGGGCCGAGCTGGCGCGGCGGATCCGGGCCTGCGAGGTGGCCGCCTTCCCGGAGCTCGGGCCGGAGGCCCTCTTCCGCATGGAGGTGGAGGACTTCCCCGCCGTGGTCATCGACGACACGGCGGGGGGCGACTACTACGACGCGGTGGCGGGGCGGCCGCGCTAG
- a CDS encoding sensor histidine kinase has product MKDNRLHLLTLVVGQETDIPAIRGRAKWIAAAAGFGRRFAVQAAAAASELARFLFRHVDGGTFTLAFVEGPGGRGAGLEFTALGRRTCPALEGACPADFDELLKYPPFPGLKRVLDEVAIKGGYHGRPFLVRCRKWSPERAWADIEAAEPDIRRHLFADTRESYVENLRAKHEEVLRLLREKTLQNRELDRVNTELMQLARDLEALAHERSLAEVLLEIADRIRNPAVAIGGLAEALARSGEMAGPAGEKLKAILREARRLEEVVREFEALGRRRALYYRRLPLQDVVAAAMEALRPALERKGVRVEADLPDRPLPVRANRKVLMVAVLHLLRNALEASPPGKVIRVRVHRDRGRPLVEIADEGPGIPEEDRARIFDVAFTTKPGGTGLGLPMVRQIMMEHQGEIAIESAPGTGTRVILRFPARWREHPGAPAPEWVSGAPGEREAAGGPGSAG; this is encoded by the coding sequence ATGAAGGACAACCGGCTCCACCTCCTCACCCTGGTGGTCGGCCAGGAAACCGACATCCCGGCCATTCGCGGCCGGGCCAAGTGGATCGCCGCGGCCGCCGGCTTCGGCCGCCGCTTCGCGGTCCAGGCCGCGGCCGCCGCCTCGGAGCTGGCACGCTTCCTCTTCCGGCACGTCGACGGCGGCACCTTCACCCTGGCCTTCGTGGAGGGGCCCGGCGGCCGGGGGGCCGGGCTCGAGTTCACCGCCCTGGGGCGGCGGACCTGCCCGGCCCTGGAGGGCGCCTGCCCGGCCGACTTCGACGAACTCCTCAAGTACCCGCCCTTCCCCGGCCTCAAGCGCGTCCTCGACGAGGTCGCCATCAAGGGCGGCTACCACGGGCGGCCCTTCCTGGTCCGCTGCCGGAAATGGTCGCCGGAAAGGGCCTGGGCCGACATCGAGGCCGCGGAGCCCGACATCCGCCGCCACCTCTTCGCCGACACCCGGGAATCGTACGTGGAGAACCTCCGGGCCAAGCACGAGGAGGTCCTGCGGCTCCTCCGGGAGAAGACCCTGCAGAACCGGGAACTGGACCGGGTGAACACGGAACTCATGCAGCTCGCCCGGGACCTCGAGGCCCTCGCCCACGAGCGGAGCCTGGCCGAGGTGCTGCTCGAGATCGCCGACCGCATCCGGAACCCGGCCGTGGCCATCGGCGGCCTGGCCGAGGCCCTGGCCCGCTCCGGGGAGATGGCCGGACCGGCGGGGGAGAAGCTGAAGGCCATCCTCAGGGAGGCCCGCCGCCTCGAAGAGGTGGTCCGGGAGTTCGAGGCCCTGGGCAGGCGCCGGGCCCTCTACTACCGGCGCCTGCCCCTCCAGGATGTGGTGGCGGCCGCCATGGAGGCCCTCCGGCCCGCTCTGGAACGAAAGGGGGTCCGGGTCGAGGCGGACCTCCCCGACCGGCCCCTCCCGGTGCGGGCCAACCGGAAGGTGCTCATGGTGGCCGTCCTCCACCTGCTGCGCAACGCCCTGGAAGCCTCCCCCCCCGGCAAGGTGATCCGCGTCCGCGTGCATCGCGACCGGGGCCGCCCCCTGGTGGAGATCGCCGACGAGGGCCCGGGCATCCCGGAGGAAGACCGGGCCCGCATCTTCGACGTGGCCTTCACCACCAAGCCGGGCGGGACCGGCCTCGGCCTGCCCATGGTGCGCCAGATCATGATGGAGCACCAGGGGGAGATCGCCATCGAGAGCGCCCCCGGAACGGGCACCAGGGTCATCCTCCGGTTCCCGGCGCGGTGGCGCGAGCATCCCGGGGCACCGGCCCCGGAATGGGTCTCCGGCGCCCCGGGGGAACGGGAGGCGGCCGGGGGCCCGGGCTCCGCCGGCTGA
- a CDS encoding ATP-binding protein: protein MTRRRLDPLGLSPAPNRPVLEEVPVRREADVAVARRVTDEMAARLGFPERRRAEAVLVASELATNLVVHHAEDGLVRVFGLGGPGPPLITVAALDRGPGIPDLAAVLRDGTSSDQGLGAGLGTVFRLADRAALCSGSTGPAPCPCPGGRPFSGTLVAAELSAAPARPRDAASGAGIETAVLLRPGPARGGALFYAEEVRPGSVTVQVGLRPERASTAPPPGWILELGGVAFRLRMPPEGRLFVVDGAGCRRVPPGRGPVAPAPGAGTALAVTGLPLEPSDIVPAARAAPPLIVAQAFFPRAEAPPLHPSGLLVVRWET, encoded by the coding sequence GTGACCCGGCGGCGCCTCGACCCCTTGGGCCTGTCCCCGGCCCCGAACCGGCCCGTCCTCGAGGAGGTCCCCGTCCGGCGGGAGGCCGACGTGGCGGTGGCCCGCCGGGTGACCGACGAGATGGCGGCACGCCTGGGCTTTCCGGAAAGGCGCCGCGCCGAGGCGGTGCTGGTGGCCAGCGAGCTGGCCACCAACCTCGTCGTCCACCACGCCGAGGACGGCCTGGTCCGGGTCTTCGGGCTGGGCGGCCCGGGGCCCCCGCTCATCACCGTGGCCGCCCTGGACCGGGGCCCGGGCATCCCGGACCTCGCCGCCGTGCTCCGGGACGGCACATCCTCGGACCAGGGCCTCGGCGCCGGGCTGGGCACGGTCTTCCGCCTGGCCGACCGGGCCGCCCTCTGCTCCGGGAGCACGGGGCCCGCTCCCTGTCCCTGCCCCGGCGGCCGGCCCTTCTCCGGGACCCTGGTGGCGGCGGAACTTTCGGCGGCCCCGGCCCGCCCCCGGGATGCGGCCTCCGGGGCCGGCATCGAGACCGCCGTCCTCCTGCGCCCAGGCCCGGCCCGCGGGGGAGCGCTCTTCTATGCCGAGGAGGTCCGCCCGGGCTCGGTGACCGTCCAGGTCGGGCTCCGGCCGGAACGGGCCTCCACCGCGCCCCCGCCCGGCTGGATCTTGGAACTCGGCGGCGTCGCCTTCCGGCTCCGGATGCCCCCGGAGGGCCGGCTCTTCGTTGTCGATGGCGCCGGCTGCCGCCGGGTACCCCCGGGGCGGGGCCCCGTGGCCCCGGCCCCCGGGGCCGGAACGGCCCTGGCCGTCACCGGCCTGCCCCTGGAGCCTTCGGACATCGTCCCCGCGGCCCGGGCCGCCCCGCCCCTGATCGTCGCCCAGGCCTTCTTCCCCAGGGCCGAGGCCCCGCCCCTCCATCCATCGGGGCTCCTGGTGGTCCGGTGGGAGACATGA
- a CDS encoding STAS domain-containing protein, with translation MTAFPAPPEPYSVISLGAVLLVTLDEDIDDASVARLMELLANEVRRTGARGVVFDLHQVEVVDSYLAGHLESLAALARNLDARAVVAGLGVPTVLTVLDFGIRMTGLEFALDVQDAVARFGVRVTA, from the coding sequence ATGACCGCCTTCCCGGCCCCGCCGGAGCCCTATTCCGTGATCTCCCTCGGCGCGGTGCTCCTCGTCACCCTGGACGAGGACATCGATGATGCCAGCGTGGCCCGGCTCATGGAGCTCTTGGCGAACGAGGTCCGCCGGACCGGGGCGCGGGGCGTGGTCTTCGACCTCCACCAGGTGGAGGTGGTGGATTCCTACCTGGCCGGCCACCTCGAGTCCCTGGCGGCCCTCGCCCGCAACCTGGACGCCCGGGCCGTGGTGGCCGGGCTCGGCGTCCCCACCGTGCTCACGGTCCTGGACTTCGGGATCCGGATGACCGGGCTCGAGTTCGCCCTGGACGTCCAGGACGCCGTGGCGCGGTTCGGCGTCCGGGTGACGGCCTGA
- a CDS encoding PAS domain-containing protein: MKSLEDLPIDEGFLSEILNAVPSGIFVTDLEHNIVMINKAGAELVGRSPGDCFDRKCYDIFNTPMCQTENCTCRVAVETQAVNQGQTTLHLPDGREVPIEYASRPLRNFEGKVVGCVEHYIDISDRLEQERSLLEQQEELLRKQEADIRHLQDEILELSTPVLEVWDGVLALPLVGTLDSRRAKIAMERLLEGIERTRAPFVILDITGVPAVDAEVANHLLQTVDAARLMGSRAVLTGVSPHIARTMARLGVDMANITVRGRMADALHMAIRRLRRQAGEEAPPGPGAPPAPEP; this comes from the coding sequence ATGAAGAGCCTCGAAGACCTCCCCATCGACGAGGGCTTCCTCTCCGAGATCCTCAACGCCGTCCCCTCCGGGATCTTCGTCACCGACCTCGAGCACAACATCGTGATGATCAACAAGGCCGGCGCCGAGCTCGTCGGCCGCTCGCCCGGGGACTGCTTCGACCGCAAGTGCTACGACATCTTCAACACCCCCATGTGCCAGACCGAGAACTGCACTTGCCGCGTGGCGGTGGAGACCCAGGCCGTGAACCAGGGCCAGACCACCCTCCACCTGCCCGACGGCCGCGAGGTCCCCATCGAATACGCCAGCCGGCCGCTCCGGAACTTCGAGGGAAAGGTCGTCGGCTGCGTCGAGCACTACATCGACATCTCCGACCGGCTCGAACAGGAGCGGTCCCTCCTCGAGCAGCAGGAGGAACTCCTCCGGAAACAGGAAGCGGACATCCGCCACCTCCAGGACGAGATCCTCGAGCTCTCCACCCCGGTCCTCGAGGTCTGGGACGGGGTCCTGGCCCTCCCCCTGGTGGGGACCCTCGACAGCCGCCGGGCCAAGATCGCCATGGAGCGACTCCTCGAGGGCATCGAGCGGACCCGGGCGCCCTTCGTCATCCTCGACATCACGGGGGTGCCCGCCGTGGACGCGGAGGTGGCCAACCACCTCCTCCAGACCGTGGACGCCGCCCGCCTCATGGGGAGCCGGGCCGTGCTCACGGGGGTCTCGCCCCACATCGCCCGGACCATGGCCCGCCTGGGGGTCGACATGGCCAACATCACGGTGCGCGGGCGCATGGCCGACGCCCTGCACATGGCCATCCGCCGCCTGCGGCGCCAGGCCGGGGAGGAGGCGCCCCCGGGGCCGGGCGCACCGCCTGCACCCGAGCCATGA
- a CDS encoding two-component system sensor histidine kinase NtrB, translating into MPWITAGRLALLGLLAAFVLSWPSAAPGTGTFVAGLYGLGVAALAASALFFAWAAWRRYIRALVWTQVVSDVVLVTLLVLWTGRAESPLTFLYPVAIITACLLGGRAGGTTSAVLSTITFALLYWPPRPGPGLPERAFTFFLNMAAFNLTAALGIALAQRLRSAQQELSEARVDLRRMEQIQRHLARNLRSGVVTVDDAGRLTSFNQAAVDILGPGLYEAYGHPLETAWPEGARLLAEVAPEVAAGGQHRYEIRQATPAGERCLGVAAFPLSDEADRPLGHGLIFQDITELKNRQRHLEYMNRLAALGEMAAGLAHEIRNPLASLSGSVQFLSESGGIPDEARRLLDIVGRECERLDRLVESFLLFARPERKEGQPVSLREEVERTLALLARRPELPRAELTVSVPDGSCLHMDPGELRQILFNVILNAYQALPPEGGRISISVAHEADRHVLTVSDNGAGIRREDLPHIFDPFFTTVPERSGLGLSVVQRLVLDAGGEVEARSEPGRGTTFVVRMPARPCPPKGPGAPGPIDAAPAG; encoded by the coding sequence TTGCCCTGGATCACCGCCGGCCGCCTCGCCCTCCTGGGGCTCCTGGCCGCCTTCGTCCTCTCCTGGCCCTCGGCGGCCCCCGGGACCGGCACCTTCGTCGCCGGGCTCTACGGGCTCGGGGTCGCGGCCCTGGCGGCCTCCGCCCTCTTCTTCGCCTGGGCCGCCTGGCGCCGGTACATCCGGGCCCTGGTCTGGACCCAGGTGGTCTCCGACGTGGTCCTCGTCACCCTCCTGGTCCTCTGGACGGGGCGGGCGGAAAGCCCTCTCACCTTCCTCTACCCGGTGGCCATCATCACCGCCTGCCTCCTGGGCGGCCGGGCCGGGGGCACCACGTCGGCGGTGCTCTCGACGATCACCTTCGCCCTCCTCTACTGGCCCCCCCGGCCCGGCCCCGGGCTCCCGGAGCGGGCCTTCACCTTCTTTCTCAACATGGCGGCCTTCAACCTCACCGCCGCCCTGGGGATCGCCCTCGCCCAGCGGCTGCGCTCCGCCCAGCAGGAGCTGTCCGAGGCGAGGGTGGACCTGCGCCGCATGGAACAGATCCAGCGGCACCTGGCCCGTAACCTCCGTTCCGGCGTGGTCACGGTGGACGACGCAGGGCGGCTGACCTCCTTCAACCAGGCCGCCGTGGACATCCTGGGGCCGGGGCTCTACGAGGCCTACGGGCACCCGCTGGAGACCGCCTGGCCCGAGGGGGCGCGCCTCCTCGCCGAGGTCGCGCCCGAGGTCGCCGCCGGGGGGCAGCACCGGTACGAGATCCGACAGGCCACCCCCGCCGGCGAGCGTTGCCTCGGGGTGGCCGCCTTTCCCCTCTCCGACGAGGCCGACCGCCCCCTCGGCCACGGGCTCATCTTCCAAGACATCACCGAGCTCAAGAACCGCCAGCGACACCTCGAGTACATGAACCGCCTCGCCGCCCTGGGCGAGATGGCCGCGGGGCTGGCCCACGAGATCCGAAACCCCCTGGCCTCCCTGTCGGGCTCGGTCCAGTTCCTGTCCGAGTCGGGCGGCATCCCGGACGAGGCCCGGCGCCTCCTCGACATCGTCGGCCGCGAGTGCGAGCGCCTCGACCGCCTGGTGGAGAGCTTCCTCCTCTTCGCGAGGCCGGAACGGAAGGAAGGGCAGCCGGTCTCCCTCCGGGAAGAGGTGGAACGGACCCTGGCACTCCTGGCCCGCCGCCCGGAACTGCCCCGGGCCGAGCTCACCGTCTCGGTGCCGGACGGCTCCTGCCTCCACATGGACCCGGGGGAACTGCGCCAGATCCTCTTCAACGTCATCCTGAACGCCTACCAGGCGCTGCCCCCCGAGGGGGGCCGGATCTCCATCTCCGTGGCGCACGAAGCGGACCGCCACGTCCTCACCGTCTCGGACAACGGCGCCGGGATCCGCCGGGAGGACCTCCCCCACATCTTCGACCCCTTCTTCACCACCGTCCCCGAGCGGAGCGGACTCGGTCTCTCCGTGGTCCAGCGCCTCGTCCTCGACGCCGGCGGCGAGGTAGAGGCGCGGTCCGAGCCCGGCCGGGGCACCACCTTCGTGGTCCGGATGCCCGCGCGCCCCTGCCCGCCCAAGGGGCCAGGCGCCCCCGGCCCGATTGACGCCGCCCCCGCCGGGTGA